Proteins encoded together in one Desulfovibrio sp. UCD-KL4C window:
- a CDS encoding FliI/YscN family ATPase: MADMKDCTELLSTIDPCRSYGKITKIVGLIAEGKGIKAPLGSVCHLIPGEDSVESIPAEVVGFRDGACLFMPYGELHGIGPGCLIKNASAPPHIPVGMNLLGRAVDAFGQPIDGKGPIIPESFNPLHRNPPNPLERPRINEALDVGVKAINSLLTLGKGQRVGIMAGSGVGKSTLLGMIARYTVADINVIALVGERGREVVEFMERDLGPEGMARSVLVIATSDKSPLLRMRAAYTATAIAEYFRDKQNDVILMMDSVTRFAMAGREVGLAAGEPPTRGGYTPSVFAQLPKLLERAGKNQLGSITGIYTVLVDGDDFTEPIADATRSILDGHIVLTRELADQGHYPCIDVLKSVSRVRGDITEQNVITAGRKILRQLATFKKVEDMVNIGAYQSGANPEIDTAIKMVPAINEFLQQLVAEKQTLQESFDALVQLNAASQSKK, from the coding sequence ATGGCTGACATGAAAGATTGCACTGAACTGCTCTCGACCATTGATCCCTGCCGCTCTTACGGCAAGATAACAAAAATTGTCGGCCTGATTGCAGAAGGTAAAGGAATCAAGGCTCCACTTGGCTCAGTCTGCCACCTCATACCGGGAGAAGATTCTGTTGAATCGATTCCTGCAGAAGTTGTCGGATTCCGTGACGGCGCATGTCTCTTCATGCCATACGGTGAACTTCACGGTATCGGTCCCGGATGTCTGATCAAAAATGCCAGTGCCCCGCCTCATATTCCGGTAGGAATGAATCTTCTGGGAAGAGCTGTTGACGCATTCGGGCAACCGATTGACGGCAAAGGGCCAATTATCCCGGAAAGTTTTAACCCTCTTCACCGTAATCCACCCAACCCTCTTGAAAGACCGCGCATCAATGAAGCACTTGATGTAGGTGTAAAAGCTATAAACAGCCTTCTCACATTGGGTAAAGGCCAGCGCGTCGGTATCATGGCAGGATCAGGTGTCGGAAAATCGACACTACTAGGCATGATTGCCCGCTACACTGTGGCAGATATTAACGTCATCGCTCTTGTAGGCGAACGTGGTAGAGAAGTTGTCGAATTTATGGAACGTGATTTAGGGCCTGAAGGTATGGCGCGTTCAGTTTTAGTCATTGCCACATCTGATAAAAGCCCACTTCTACGTATGAGAGCTGCTTACACAGCAACGGCAATCGCCGAATATTTTCGCGACAAACAAAATGATGTCATTTTGATGATGGACTCCGTTACGCGTTTTGCAATGGCCGGACGTGAAGTAGGGCTTGCCGCAGGAGAACCGCCTACCAGAGGTGGTTATACTCCGTCAGTTTTTGCACAACTCCCAAAACTACTGGAAAGGGCTGGGAAAAATCAGCTTGGATCAATAACAGGCATTTACACTGTTCTTGTCGATGGTGATGACTTTACTGAACCTATAGCTGATGCAACACGTTCAATCCTTGACGGACACATAGTCCTAACTCGCGAACTTGCTGATCAGGGCCACTATCCATGCATCGATGTATTAAAGAGTGTCAGTCGTGTAAGAGGTGATATCACTGAGCAGAATGTAATTACTGCCGGCAGAAAAATTCTCAGACAACTTGCAACCTTCAAGAAGGTTGAAGACATGGTGAATATCGGAGCTTATCAATCCGGTGCGAACCCTGAAATTGATACAGCAATTAAAATGGTTCCGGCTATTAACGAATTTCTGCAACAGTTGGTCGCGGAAAAACAAACACTTCAAGAAAGTTTTGATGCGCTTGTACAATTAAATGCTGCAAGCCAAAGCAAAAAATAA
- the fliG gene encoding flagellar motor switch protein FliG encodes MSTPFTGHQKTAIVLLALGDKFTAESFKRMDRPEIAEVSKAMLEMDSVPKEQVLEVLKEFNETLAYGAELLMGGADQVRRLLSKSLDEETAKYILDKLDLESGPAPFQELQNVSPKILAQILRNEHPQTLALIIGHLHPEKAADLISSLPGGVRAEVLMRLAKLEAVAEEMLMEVDRVLQSQLIAMGGKEGKKVGGVPAVAEILNAVDRSTEEEVLSEIEEESTQMAEEIRNLMFVFEDIKGLDDRAIRELLKEVSNEELTTALKGASDDLQELIFKNMSERASNMIREDLEIMGPVKLSDVEAAQQNIVKSIRRLEDEGRIMISRGSGDVFV; translated from the coding sequence TTGTCAACCCCATTCACTGGGCATCAAAAAACAGCCATAGTACTTCTCGCCCTTGGCGATAAGTTTACGGCTGAGTCATTCAAGCGCATGGATCGTCCAGAAATAGCTGAAGTTTCAAAAGCGATGCTTGAAATGGATTCAGTCCCCAAGGAACAAGTCCTTGAAGTACTCAAAGAATTCAATGAAACTCTAGCATACGGCGCAGAACTTCTTATGGGCGGAGCTGATCAGGTCAGAAGACTTCTCAGCAAATCCCTTGATGAAGAAACAGCGAAATATATTCTGGATAAGCTCGACTTAGAAAGCGGTCCAGCTCCATTTCAAGAATTACAAAATGTCAGCCCGAAAATTCTTGCCCAGATTCTTAGGAACGAACATCCTCAGACACTGGCCCTGATTATCGGACATCTGCATCCTGAAAAAGCAGCTGATCTTATTTCCAGTCTGCCTGGAGGAGTCAGAGCCGAAGTCCTTATGAGGCTAGCCAAGCTGGAAGCCGTTGCAGAAGAAATGCTCATGGAAGTAGACAGGGTACTCCAAAGTCAGCTTATCGCCATGGGTGGTAAAGAAGGTAAAAAGGTGGGCGGAGTTCCTGCTGTAGCAGAAATTCTTAACGCCGTAGATAGATCAACAGAAGAAGAAGTTCTTTCGGAAATCGAAGAAGAGTCCACACAAATGGCAGAAGAAATCCGAAATCTCATGTTCGTATTCGAGGATATCAAAGGACTCGACGACAGAGCAATACGCGAACTTCTGAAAGAAGTTTCCAACGAAGAACTCACTACTGCTCTTAAAGGAGCCTCTGATGACCTTCAGGAACTTATCTTCAAGAATATGTCTGAACGTGCTTCCAACATGATCCGTGAAGATCTTGAAATAATGGGTCCTGTAAAGCTTTCAGATGTAGAGGCAGCGCAACAGAACATAGTTAAAAGCATCCGTCGTCTAGAAGACGAAGGACGTATAATGATAAGCAGAGGATCTGGAGATGTCTTTGTCTAA
- a CDS encoding ThiF family adenylyltransferase, whose product MSLEKEILERLQGKFIEKEFSPDLKVKITPLTVSRSTSNELGLDQNFVERVVFKQGAIPERYSRNMTTFSQSDQKIIFESKVAVVGLGGLGGHLLEALARAGVGHIIACDGDVFEPSNLNRQLLANDGTLGQSKADAAYDMIRIVNPAVFLDVKDEFLEGSQFENFIKGCDVVVDCLGGLEHRAQLKDSAAKLGIPLVTASVAGWAGIVSTVYPGDNSPADFFGDKNGLEEVVGTPVSAILTAVGVQSAEVLKILSGKGAGLVGKAFMFDLSGLYFDIVTL is encoded by the coding sequence ATGAGCCTTGAAAAAGAAATTTTAGAAAGATTGCAGGGGAAGTTTATTGAAAAAGAATTTTCACCGGATCTTAAAGTGAAAATTACTCCTTTGACTGTTTCGAGATCTACTTCCAATGAGCTTGGATTAGATCAGAATTTTGTTGAGCGGGTTGTCTTTAAACAAGGTGCAATTCCAGAGAGATACTCTCGAAACATGACAACTTTCAGTCAGAGTGATCAGAAAATCATTTTTGAATCAAAGGTTGCAGTTGTTGGTCTTGGCGGCCTTGGCGGTCATTTGTTGGAAGCTTTAGCCAGAGCCGGGGTTGGTCATATTATTGCGTGTGACGGAGATGTTTTTGAACCATCAAATTTAAACAGACAACTTTTAGCGAATGACGGCACACTTGGACAGTCTAAAGCTGATGCTGCTTATGATATGATTCGGATTGTCAATCCTGCTGTTTTTTTAGATGTAAAGGATGAATTTCTTGAAGGTTCTCAGTTTGAAAACTTTATCAAAGGATGTGATGTGGTTGTGGATTGTTTAGGTGGCTTAGAACATCGAGCTCAGCTTAAAGATAGTGCTGCTAAACTTGGAATTCCTCTTGTTACTGCAAGTGTCGCAGGGTGGGCGGGAATTGTTTCAACTGTTTATCCTGGTGATAACTCTCCTGCAGATTTCTTTGGTGATAAGAATGGCCTTGAAGAAGTTGTCGGAACACCTGTCTCTGCAATTTTAACTGCGGTAGGGGTTCAGAGTGCTGAAGTTTTAAAAATATTAAGTGGTAAAGGTGCAGGCCTAGTTGGTAAGGCTTTTATGTTCGATTTGTCAGGGTTATATTTTGATATTGTAACACTTTGA
- a CDS encoding FliH/SctL family protein, with protein sequence MSLSNTEAENKFYTGRVIMGLDSNNNAQEMTIQEMEGKKKPTWDKDTDQEYFERVKVKAQNMAKDIIAKAMAEAEQLKTNAKSEGYAEGKSQAATEAEQHMIGFGQQFGQTLAAIQEQAKSVMAAQSSDVISLAFMVIEKALGVEMEERRQEILAALLDEALSLIDSQTMLTVKVAPADQQLITELLEQAQENHPGLSKWRIKADPDIDNGGVLLEAEDAMIDNTITSRWEGVQEILGQLATTVGEVNG encoded by the coding sequence ATGTCTTTGTCTAACACAGAAGCTGAAAATAAATTCTACACTGGTAGAGTCATCATGGGCCTTGATTCAAATAACAATGCTCAAGAAATGACTATTCAGGAGATGGAAGGTAAAAAAAAGCCTACGTGGGATAAAGATACTGATCAGGAATATTTTGAGAGAGTCAAAGTAAAAGCTCAAAATATGGCTAAAGACATTATTGCTAAAGCCATGGCTGAAGCTGAACAACTTAAGACCAACGCAAAATCTGAAGGATACGCTGAAGGAAAGAGTCAGGCTGCGACTGAAGCTGAACAACACATGATCGGGTTCGGTCAGCAATTCGGGCAGACTTTAGCCGCAATTCAAGAACAAGCTAAATCTGTAATGGCGGCTCAATCCTCAGACGTAATCTCTTTAGCTTTTATGGTTATCGAAAAAGCTTTGGGAGTGGAAATGGAAGAGCGCAGACAGGAAATTCTTGCCGCACTTCTTGACGAGGCTCTGTCCCTCATTGATTCTCAAACGATGCTTACGGTAAAAGTCGCTCCAGCAGATCAACAGCTTATTACTGAACTTCTTGAACAGGCTCAGGAGAATCATCCAGGCCTTTCTAAGTGGCGTATCAAAGCTGACCCAGATATTGATAATGGCGGAGTTCTACTTGAAGCCGAAGACGCTATGATTGATAACACCATAACTTCCCGCTGGGAAGGAGTTCAGGAAATACTCGGACAGCTGGCGACTACAGTCGGAGAAGTTAATGGCTGA
- a CDS encoding SpoIIE family protein phosphatase, with protein MSIKAQNGIIDEESPLILVVDDSITMRNFLTRVLGDNYQVVTASDGLECIDKYKEISPSVILLDLLMPVMDGFDVIDKIRNELADPEVIIIVLTGQDEQEIKAKALNAGANDYLTKPFHVVELKARVGVAIRQVMLTRQLQSANSKLQKAYDIIDDEVRLVARLQDKLLPTKVPVIEGLDIKSLYRPSGRASGDYFDVFDLEDGVIRVVMADVSGHGPQAAFIMAIVRTLFKADGAEAHDLSNSLFQINTHLVDLIGEDSYFVTLFAADIDFNTGVMKYLSAGHCPALILQDGVMGESLRAHVPPLGFFSVDSTLDERHFNTSLELFLFTDGCYEWRMGNDFFTLEAFMDIAGRLMRNDSLDLDALEDMLEKETGFRPVFDDDVTALSLSWKKDAAN; from the coding sequence GTGAGCATTAAAGCACAAAATGGTATTATAGATGAAGAATCTCCTCTTATATTGGTTGTGGATGATTCCATAACTATGAGAAACTTCCTTACGAGAGTTCTTGGAGATAATTACCAGGTGGTGACTGCTTCTGACGGACTTGAGTGTATTGATAAGTATAAAGAAATCAGTCCAAGTGTCATTTTGCTTGATTTGCTTATGCCTGTAATGGACGGATTTGATGTAATTGATAAAATCCGTAATGAGCTTGCCGATCCTGAAGTGATTATCATTGTTCTCACTGGGCAGGATGAGCAGGAAATTAAAGCAAAAGCTCTTAATGCCGGCGCTAACGATTATTTAACCAAACCTTTTCACGTCGTTGAACTTAAAGCGCGTGTCGGCGTTGCAATCCGGCAGGTTATGCTTACACGCCAATTGCAGTCAGCAAATTCCAAATTGCAAAAAGCATATGATATTATTGACGATGAAGTACGTTTAGTCGCCAGACTTCAAGATAAGCTTTTGCCGACAAAAGTTCCGGTTATCGAGGGATTAGATATTAAAAGTTTATATAGACCTTCTGGGCGGGCTAGTGGTGATTATTTTGACGTGTTTGACCTTGAAGACGGAGTAATCCGAGTTGTTATGGCTGATGTTTCAGGACACGGGCCGCAGGCGGCTTTTATTATGGCGATTGTCAGAACTTTGTTTAAAGCTGACGGAGCTGAAGCGCATGATCTTTCAAATAGTCTGTTTCAGATTAATACCCACTTGGTGGACCTGATTGGTGAGGATAGTTATTTTGTTACGCTTTTTGCTGCAGATATAGATTTTAATACAGGGGTTATGAAGTATCTAAGTGCTGGGCATTGTCCTGCACTTATTCTGCAGGACGGGGTGATGGGAGAATCGCTAAGAGCCCATGTTCCGCCTTTAGGGTTTTTCTCTGTAGACAGCACTCTTGATGAACGACATTTTAATACGTCACTAGAGTTATTTCTTTTTACAGACGGGTGTTATGAATGGCGTATGGGGAATGACTTTTTTACCCTCGAAGCATTTATGGATATAGCTGGTAGGTTAATGCGTAATGATAGTTTAGACCTTGATGCTCTTGAGGATATGCTGGAAAAAGAAACTGGATTTCGGCCAGTTTTTGATGATGATGTTACCGCTCTTTCTCTCAGCTGGAAAAAGGATGCGGCAAATTAA
- the cysQ gene encoding 3'(2'),5'-bisphosphate nucleotidase CysQ: protein MKNMIINLSKISREAGKAIMKVRSNGFQISNKKDDSPVTEADLSSNKVIMETLANLYPEIPVLSEEGSDIPFSKRKTWKEFFLVDPLDGTKEFIKDNGEFCVCIALMRDNRPVLGVVYAPTNDSLYTGSIETGAFVSRNGKTPEQIHTKPADENEGLIVVGSRSHPSPELEEYLSTKKVAKMTPAGSAIKFCLVAEGKAHLYPRFNPTMEWDTAAGQAIVESAGGSMLGLDGKIFPYNKENLRNNGFFVTA from the coding sequence ATGAAAAACATGATAATTAATCTCTCTAAAATTTCTCGTGAAGCTGGCAAAGCTATAATGAAAGTACGAAGCAACGGTTTTCAAATCAGCAATAAGAAAGATGACTCACCTGTTACTGAAGCGGATTTGTCTTCTAACAAGGTTATTATGGAGACTCTTGCTAATCTTTATCCAGAGATACCTGTTTTATCCGAAGAAGGATCTGATATTCCTTTTTCAAAACGAAAAACTTGGAAAGAATTCTTTCTGGTTGATCCTCTGGATGGAACAAAAGAATTTATCAAGGACAATGGAGAATTCTGCGTCTGCATCGCATTAATGCGTGATAACCGCCCTGTACTTGGAGTTGTCTACGCACCTACCAATGACAGCTTGTACACAGGCAGCATTGAAACCGGAGCGTTTGTAAGTAGGAATGGTAAAACCCCAGAACAGATACACACCAAACCAGCGGATGAAAATGAAGGACTTATAGTTGTCGGCAGCAGATCACACCCCTCTCCAGAACTGGAAGAATATCTCAGCACAAAAAAAGTTGCAAAAATGACTCCAGCCGGAAGTGCTATAAAATTTTGCCTTGTTGCTGAAGGTAAAGCCCATCTTTATCCCAGATTCAACCCCACTATGGAATGGGATACTGCTGCAGGTCAGGCTATTGTTGAATCAGCCGGAGGGTCAATGCTTGGACTCGACGGCAAAATTTTCCCCTACAATAAAGAAAATCTACGAAACAACGGTTTTTTTGTAACAGCCTGA
- the fliF gene encoding flagellar basal-body MS-ring/collar protein FliF, producing MPNFINEYLAKFTGFWSDRTVSQRILIGGLAASVVIAFLLMVFWLNQTDYKVLYTKLYPEDASRVVDILQSTKEPYKIADNGATIMVPADRVYDLRLKIAGEGAMHGQGIGYEIFDKVQIGQTDFIQRINYQRALQGELARTISEFPQVERARVHLVIPAKSLFIEEQSAPSASVVLKLKDGEKLSDKQIKGVLNLVIMSVEGLKEEHVTITDMRGQVLYQPEEDGGLGLNISSSQLQFKAEMENKIEQRIQRLLMPIVGSEKVIAKVNADLDFRQRTIKTESFDPDSQVARSEQSSGEQTKGTANVDGGVPEANFRGDGFTGTATTQESNRETKTTNYEINKEEQQIIVPVGELKRLSVAVVVDGTYEKDPDTGKVTYIPRSAEEMQRIKELVRSAVGYDSTRGDALEVSNITFGMQDQFGDDGLMRTMLEYAQRLGKPFLNGLLIFLFLILVVRPVVMALIKPRVAEEDLDEMAGLPEGVERLSLDESDLDEEALDTARKLENAKAQALQLSEKNMDQAVQVLKSWLKQEAA from the coding sequence ATGCCCAACTTCATCAATGAATACTTAGCTAAATTTACAGGTTTCTGGTCCGACCGCACAGTCTCCCAACGGATTCTCATTGGAGGTCTTGCAGCCTCTGTTGTAATAGCATTCCTTCTTATGGTCTTCTGGCTCAACCAGACAGACTATAAAGTCCTTTATACTAAACTTTATCCTGAAGATGCTTCCCGCGTTGTAGACATCCTACAATCAACAAAAGAACCTTATAAAATTGCGGACAACGGTGCCACAATTATGGTTCCTGCGGACAGAGTATACGACCTGCGCCTCAAAATTGCAGGTGAAGGTGCAATGCACGGACAGGGAATCGGTTACGAAATTTTCGACAAAGTTCAGATCGGACAGACTGACTTCATTCAGCGCATCAACTATCAGCGCGCTCTCCAAGGCGAACTTGCAAGAACAATCAGCGAATTTCCTCAGGTAGAAAGAGCCAGAGTTCATCTGGTAATTCCTGCCAAATCTTTATTCATTGAAGAACAATCAGCTCCTTCAGCATCAGTTGTTTTAAAACTCAAAGACGGTGAAAAACTTTCTGACAAGCAGATTAAGGGTGTCCTGAATCTGGTAATTATGTCTGTTGAAGGGTTAAAAGAAGAGCATGTTACTATTACTGATATGCGCGGACAGGTTTTGTATCAGCCGGAAGAAGATGGCGGACTCGGTTTAAATATCAGTTCCAGCCAGCTTCAATTTAAAGCTGAAATGGAAAACAAAATTGAACAGCGCATTCAGCGTTTGCTTATGCCGATAGTCGGTTCTGAAAAAGTTATTGCCAAAGTTAACGCAGATCTCGATTTCAGACAGCGCACAATTAAAACGGAATCATTTGACCCTGACAGTCAGGTTGCACGCAGTGAACAGTCCAGCGGTGAACAAACTAAAGGTACTGCGAACGTTGACGGCGGAGTTCCTGAAGCCAACTTTAGAGGTGACGGTTTCACAGGAACAGCCACTACTCAGGAATCCAACCGTGAAACCAAAACAACAAACTATGAAATTAATAAAGAAGAACAGCAGATAATTGTTCCGGTAGGTGAGCTCAAACGCTTAAGTGTAGCAGTTGTAGTTGACGGCACATACGAAAAAGACCCTGATACTGGAAAAGTAACTTACATTCCACGTTCAGCCGAAGAAATGCAGCGTATCAAAGAATTAGTTCGCTCTGCGGTTGGTTACGATTCCACCCGCGGCGATGCACTTGAAGTATCTAACATAACCTTCGGCATGCAGGATCAATTTGGCGACGACGGCCTCATGCGCACCATGCTTGAATACGCTCAAAGACTTGGAAAACCTTTCCTTAACGGGCTTCTCATCTTCCTCTTCCTTATCCTTGTAGTACGCCCGGTAGTGATGGCACTCATCAAACCTCGCGTTGCAGAGGAAGACCTTGATGAAATGGCTGGACTTCCTGAAGGAGTTGAAAGACTGTCTCTTGATGAAAGCGACCTTGACGAAGAGGCTCTAGATACGGCACGTAAGCTAGAGAACGCCAAGGCTCAGGCTCTGCAGCTCTCAGAAAAAAATATGGACCAGGCAGTGCAGGTTCTGAAGTCATGGTTGAAGCAGGAGGCAGCATAA
- a CDS encoding ATP-binding cassette domain-containing protein, with protein MTNKIVSMHNVAISLEQGPILQSIDWDIKKGEHWAVLGPNGAGKTTLFRVLAGAVWPDDDTTREYYFDGKKTHSPIEAQERIYIVSPEQQDSFLKMGWDVSGEEAVLAGKDNTHFLYRLADEWEYDEARALMKTLGIEDLAKRSIVAMSRGEGRKILIARALIARAEVIILDEFLEGIDQKSRAQLVEVIDAAVAAGVTIVCSAHRNEELPACINKTLYIAEGKIDHCEDGKGNGISCFIEAVQNRIPPTVNRIEPGKTLFKLSDARVVFLGKTVLHNVNWVMSGGQNWAVLGNNGAGKSTLIRLLYGDAAAYAAEEQMQRLPEKGDNLSSVRGRMGMVSASLQASFGEAVGRPIRILDLVISGFYSSAGIYDEITDELRAKAYDWLKFFGIEKLAERTTLQLSYGQLRKAFIARALMSEPDVLLLDEPLAGVDAGSRKEISDLLESLAAAGVAMVYVTHHKEELIPSISHVLEITDGQISFSGEKDKYFAKQNVL; from the coding sequence ATGACTAATAAGATTGTTTCCATGCATAATGTTGCTATTAGCCTTGAGCAGGGTCCAATCCTGCAATCAATTGATTGGGATATTAAAAAAGGAGAGCATTGGGCTGTGCTTGGTCCTAATGGAGCAGGGAAAACAACTTTATTTAGAGTTCTTGCCGGAGCTGTTTGGCCTGATGACGATACAACCCGTGAATATTATTTTGACGGCAAAAAAACGCATAGTCCGATTGAAGCTCAAGAGCGTATATATATTGTTTCACCGGAACAGCAGGATAGTTTTTTGAAAATGGGGTGGGACGTTAGCGGAGAAGAAGCTGTTCTTGCCGGAAAAGACAATACTCATTTTCTTTATAGACTTGCAGACGAGTGGGAATATGATGAAGCGCGAGCTTTGATGAAGACTCTCGGCATTGAGGATCTTGCTAAAAGAAGTATAGTTGCAATGTCTCGCGGTGAGGGAAGAAAAATTCTTATCGCCCGTGCGCTTATAGCGCGCGCTGAAGTCATTATTCTTGATGAATTTTTAGAAGGAATAGATCAGAAATCCCGTGCTCAGTTGGTAGAGGTTATCGATGCCGCCGTTGCTGCCGGAGTTACAATTGTTTGTTCCGCCCATAGAAATGAAGAGCTTCCTGCATGTATAAATAAAACACTTTATATTGCAGAAGGTAAAATTGATCACTGCGAAGATGGGAAGGGTAATGGTATATCCTGTTTTATTGAAGCTGTGCAGAATCGTATTCCGCCGACCGTAAACCGGATTGAACCTGGTAAGACTCTTTTTAAACTAAGCGATGCAAGGGTTGTTTTCCTCGGAAAAACCGTTTTGCATAATGTTAACTGGGTAATGAGCGGCGGACAAAATTGGGCTGTTCTTGGTAATAACGGAGCTGGAAAATCTACTCTTATAAGACTGCTTTACGGTGACGCAGCGGCGTATGCGGCTGAGGAGCAAATGCAGCGATTGCCTGAAAAAGGGGATAATTTAAGTTCTGTCCGCGGCCGTATGGGGATGGTTTCTGCCTCGCTTCAAGCTTCTTTTGGTGAAGCTGTCGGGCGGCCTATCCGTATTTTGGATCTGGTTATTTCAGGGTTTTATTCATCCGCAGGAATTTATGATGAAATAACAGATGAATTGCGTGCAAAAGCTTATGATTGGCTGAAGTTTTTCGGTATAGAAAAACTGGCTGAGCGTACTACATTGCAGCTATCTTACGGACAATTACGAAAAGCCTTTATAGCGCGCGCTCTTATGTCTGAGCCGGATGTATTGCTGCTTGATGAGCCTTTAGCCGGAGTAGATGCCGGTTCTCGCAAAGAAATATCTGATTTGCTGGAATCATTAGCCGCGGCAGGAGTCGCGATGGTTTATGTTACACATCATAAAGAAGAGCTGATCCCCTCTATTTCGCATGTTTTGGAAATTACTGATGGGCAAATTTCTTTCAGTGGTGAAAAAGACAAATATTTTGCAAAGCAGAATGTGTTGTAA
- a CDS encoding TSUP family transporter, protein MKNISNKHLFILGFTLLASLVPIFGNCGEILKVPAIIGNTNNPYILPNGEGPGFLISAALGLVAGMLSSSIGAGGGLIVVPALMSAGISGIYAVGSEMFRLFLFSTIEAVRMGFNKRINYPFAAILAVGTTLGGIAGFKLSSSVFIADPAGSNVFISSMIILWLIIYSFIIVPDFREASHKYALALLRKENAEKDKNGGVQMDSAKEETKQVTTEDGVFAANPATENGDSADDKQDKSGLISFPDEEPWEIARTIRTMKFPPYLKFPGTVKDETDELNLASTDMEPKETDKKIADLDDKQPYSKIPVIPALLIAIAGGFFMALTGSGGIILSFTILTRGFGCVAAMVAGTDLVRLAASSGVLTIGAFGLKGFINIYCMIGLVLGSMTGIHLGGKAIRFIEPYRIKGLISLLVISVIFNRILSLPEELRKAGADISRNITATLDQSGLYIMIIGMSVFCGWLFFSLLTSILKTIRPVKKEGAAK, encoded by the coding sequence ATGAAGAACATTTCAAATAAGCATCTATTTATATTAGGCTTTACTCTTCTAGCTTCATTGGTCCCTATTTTCGGGAACTGTGGAGAGATACTTAAAGTGCCTGCTATCATCGGCAACACAAATAATCCTTACATTCTTCCTAACGGAGAAGGTCCGGGATTTTTGATATCTGCAGCACTTGGCTTAGTGGCAGGAATGCTAAGTTCATCAATAGGAGCTGGAGGAGGATTAATAGTTGTTCCAGCTCTTATGAGCGCAGGAATATCCGGCATATACGCGGTTGGTTCGGAAATGTTCAGACTTTTCCTTTTCAGTACAATAGAAGCTGTTCGAATGGGATTCAATAAGCGTATCAACTATCCTTTTGCTGCAATTTTAGCAGTTGGAACAACACTGGGTGGAATTGCCGGATTCAAACTATCTTCAAGTGTATTCATTGCTGATCCGGCAGGTAGTAATGTTTTTATTTCTTCAATGATCATCCTTTGGCTCATCATATATTCATTTATTATTGTCCCTGACTTTCGAGAAGCATCACATAAATATGCACTTGCTCTGCTGCGCAAAGAAAATGCGGAAAAGGATAAAAACGGCGGAGTACAAATGGACTCTGCAAAAGAAGAAACCAAACAGGTCACAACAGAAGATGGCGTTTTTGCGGCAAACCCGGCAACAGAGAATGGTGACTCAGCAGACGATAAACAAGATAAATCTGGACTGATTTCTTTTCCGGATGAAGAACCGTGGGAAATAGCGCGAACAATCAGGACCATGAAATTTCCTCCATATCTAAAATTCCCGGGAACAGTAAAAGATGAAACAGATGAACTTAATCTTGCATCAACAGACATGGAGCCAAAAGAAACTGATAAAAAAATTGCAGACTTAGATGACAAACAACCTTATTCTAAAATACCTGTAATTCCAGCACTTCTTATTGCAATAGCCGGAGGGTTCTTTATGGCTCTGACTGGTTCAGGAGGAATAATTTTAAGCTTTACAATTCTGACCAGAGGTTTCGGATGCGTTGCTGCAATGGTGGCTGGTACAGACCTTGTTCGTTTGGCAGCTTCGTCCGGCGTACTTACAATAGGAGCTTTTGGGCTTAAAGGATTTATAAACATCTACTGCATGATAGGTCTGGTTCTCGGTTCAATGACCGGAATTCATTTGGGTGGCAAAGCTATCAGATTTATCGAGCCATACCGAATAAAAGGATTAATTTCCCTTCTGGTAATTTCTGTAATTTTCAACAGGATTCTTTCTCTACCGGAAGAACTCCGAAAAGCCGGAGCCGATATTTCACGTAATATAACCGCAACACTCGACCAAAGCGGTCTATATATCATGATCATAGGCATGAGTGTTTTTTGCGGATGGCTCTTTTTTTCACTTCTTACGAGCATTTTAAAAACCATCCGTCCCGTTAAAAAAGAGGGAGCAGCCAAATGA
- the fliE gene encoding flagellar hook-basal body complex protein FliE codes for MAIKNIAMQAYTNALQSQNKFDKKFDSIMEAGKPEANAFSNTLKTSLSAVNDLQTQKKSMIEDFASGKNQNVHELMISLQKAGLAMSMTSTVRNKVMTAYQEVLKMPF; via the coding sequence ATGGCCATCAAAAACATAGCTATGCAAGCTTACACGAACGCACTTCAGTCTCAAAATAAATTTGATAAGAAATTTGACTCGATCATGGAAGCTGGAAAGCCCGAGGCAAATGCATTTTCCAATACTCTCAAAACTTCTTTGAGTGCTGTTAACGACCTACAGACTCAAAAAAAATCCATGATTGAAGATTTTGCTTCCGGTAAAAATCAAAATGTTCACGAACTGATGATATCATTACAAAAAGCTGGACTGGCAATGAGTATGACTAGCACAGTCCGCAACAAAGTAATGACCGCATATCAAGAAGTTCTTAAAATGCCTTTCTAG